The genomic segment AAAAAACGATAGAGGCGATCTTGTAAGGAAGTAGGGAGAATATCAAGCAAAGACAGTAGCTTCCATTTCCCACCTAATCGATGTCCGGCGCGAATGAAAGCGTTGAGCGAGCAGAAGGCGCGCCCATCCTCGACATATAACCAAGATGCTGGGTCGTCAGGATTCATGCCATAGTGAGCGATCAAAGCGTTCCCTAACGCCGATTGCAGCGGTACAATCTTGAATTCTTGTTTCAAGTCGTTCTGCGCAATCCAGGTAGCGCCCTTTGCGCAGAGACCGCACTGAGCGTCCATGACGGTGAACACAGCGGTGTCGGGAAAGGTTGGAACGGATTTGTCTTCCTTGTAAGAAAACGGCTCGCGGCTTTCGATCATCCCAAGGTGCATCCGTATTGCGTCAGAAGCAACTTAGAGATGTCGAGCCCTACGGGCAACCGGAAGATTGTCTTGTCTGACGGTACGGTAAAACGGTGTGAAGCAGTATCCAACCTGGCGAGGGCGTAATAGCTGAAAGTCAAATACAGAAGCGACTAACTGCAGCATGTGCCTCTACCGCTTCACGCCCACATCCCCACCAACATCCGCCACCTTCTGCACCGTCAACGAAGGCGCAGATGCCTCCTTCAATTGTTTGCCGATCGAGCGGATAACGCGTGTTGCCTCTGCGGAGAGAGAGCGGGGGCGGGTGAGGGCTGGTAGGGCGTTGGCGTCTGCTGCGGCCACTTCTGCGCCAGCCACTGGTTTGGGGCGAGAGCCTGATGGCAGCGGGTTCTGGATGCCGGGGATGGGGCGCAGTTCCATGCCTTGGTGGGCATAGTCCATGAGGCGTTTGAACGTCATGGCGGGCAGGGCGCCGCCGGTCATGTTGTTCATGGAGGTGAAGTCGTCGTTACCGAACCACACGGCGGTCGTGTAGTTGCCGGTGAAGCCCACATACCAGGCATCGCGGTAGGATTGCGAGGTGCCGGTCTTGCCGCCGGAGACGATGCCGTTATCCAACGCGCCGCGCCGGGCGGTGCCTTCCACGGGAATGGTCACCAGCATGCGGTTCATCTTAGAATTGGCTTCTTCCGACAGCACCCGGTGTGCGGGCGG from the Agrobacterium vaccinii genome contains:
- a CDS encoding thiol-disulfide oxidoreductase DCC family protein yields the protein MIESREPFSYKEDKSVPTFPDTAVFTVMDAQCGLCAKGATWIAQNDLKQEFKIVPLQSALGNALIAHYGMNPDDPASWLYVEDGRAFCSLNAFIRAGHRLGGKWKLLSLLDILPTSLQDRLYRFFAVNRLRFFGSADLCELPHSEVQKRLLR